A portion of the Candidatus Zixiibacteriota bacterium genome contains these proteins:
- the tsaD gene encoding tRNA (adenosine(37)-N6)-threonylcarbamoyltransferase complex transferase subunit TsaD, with protein MLVLGIESSCDETAVAVVRDGREILSNVILSQADHARFGGVVPEIAGRAHLRTIVPIYRQALEEASVSLDDIDVVAATMGPGLVGALLVGLTFAKGLAWAAGKPFVAVNHMEGHLAANMVQHPDLNEHHLTLIVSGGHTMLVEVKEFGEYDILGQTKDDAAGEAYDKVAKLLELGYPGGPKLDELAQQGNPNYVKFPRAIIREQSYQFSFSGVKTAVAMHVHKLSPEELVHHRTDIAASFQEAVAEVLVTKTVRAARERNITDVTLSGGVAANSRLRALMREKLDREGKRLFFPDTNLCTDNAVMIATVGFYRYEKEGPGEFVANAVPYLRLE; from the coding sequence ATGTTGGTGCTGGGTATCGAAAGCTCATGCGATGAGACAGCGGTTGCGGTTGTGAGGGACGGTCGCGAGATTCTGTCGAACGTAATTCTCTCTCAGGCCGATCACGCCCGATTTGGTGGTGTGGTTCCGGAGATCGCCGGTCGGGCACATCTCAGAACGATAGTACCGATTTACCGTCAGGCGTTGGAGGAAGCGTCGGTTTCTCTGGATGACATTGATGTGGTGGCGGCAACGATGGGCCCGGGGTTGGTCGGAGCACTGTTGGTCGGACTGACATTTGCCAAGGGATTGGCCTGGGCGGCAGGCAAACCGTTTGTCGCGGTCAATCATATGGAAGGACATCTCGCGGCCAACATGGTACAACATCCTGACCTCAACGAGCATCATTTAACGCTGATAGTTTCCGGCGGTCATACGATGCTGGTCGAGGTGAAGGAATTTGGCGAGTATGACATTCTGGGACAAACTAAAGATGACGCCGCTGGTGAAGCTTACGACAAAGTAGCCAAACTACTTGAGCTTGGTTATCCCGGAGGACCAAAACTTGATGAACTGGCTCAGCAAGGTAATCCCAATTATGTCAAATTCCCCCGAGCCATTATTAGGGAACAGAGCTACCAGTTCTCTTTCTCCGGTGTCAAGACAGCCGTGGCGATGCATGTCCACAAGCTTAGCCCTGAGGAATTGGTACATCATCGAACTGATATTGCCGCTTCGTTCCAGGAAGCGGTAGCCGAAGTGCTGGTCACCAAGACGGTGCGAGCCGCTCGCGAACGGAATATCACCGATGTGACCCTATCGGGTGGAGTGGCGGCCAACAGTCGTCTGCGAGCATTGATGCGGGAGAAACTGGATCGCGAAGGGAAAAGGTTGTTTTTCCCTGATACCAATCTTTGTACCGATAATGCTGTGATGATCGCGACGGTCGGTTTCTATCGTTACGAGAAGGAAGGTCCGGGTGAGTTCGTCGCCAATGCCGTACCCTACCTTAGATTGGAATAA